In Saccharolobus solfataricus, a genomic segment contains:
- a CDS encoding deoxyhypusine synthase — MINREDLLKNPVEDITLSDLKKYNDIVSVFDKIYGFSSEGIVNGSKILKEMIKNADLRFLSFTANLVSTGLRGLFADLIKKGYFNIVVTTGGTIDHDLARSFGGVYYKGSFDIDDTMLKDLEIHRLGNVLVPFESYGKVIEDVVRKFLPEITKDRKEISAYELLWEFGKRITDSNSILRAAYDKNVPIIVPGILDGSFGTNLFIQSQFLNFRINLFEDMRLIKDLIFSSKKSGALIIGGGISKHHTIWWNQFKDGLNYAIYITTAQEYDGSLSGAKPREAISWNKIRPDAKHVTIYGDATIIVPILAASLLS; from the coding sequence ATGATAAATAGAGAGGACTTGTTAAAAAACCCAGTTGAAGATATAACATTGAGTGACCTAAAGAAGTATAACGATATAGTTAGTGTATTCGATAAGATATACGGTTTTAGCAGTGAGGGTATAGTGAATGGTTCTAAAATACTAAAAGAAATGATAAAAAACGCAGATTTAAGGTTTCTATCGTTCACTGCAAATTTAGTTTCTACGGGATTAAGGGGTTTGTTTGCAGATCTTATCAAAAAGGGATATTTTAACATAGTAGTAACCACTGGGGGCACAATAGACCATGATTTGGCTAGAAGCTTTGGTGGGGTCTATTACAAAGGTTCTTTCGATATTGATGATACAATGTTAAAAGATTTGGAGATTCACAGATTAGGAAATGTTTTAGTTCCCTTTGAATCCTACGGTAAAGTAATAGAAGATGTTGTAAGGAAATTTTTGCCAGAAATAACTAAGGACAGAAAGGAAATATCAGCATATGAATTGTTATGGGAATTTGGAAAGAGAATAACTGATTCTAATTCGATTCTCAGAGCAGCTTATGACAAAAATGTTCCAATAATAGTACCTGGAATATTAGATGGCAGTTTTGGGACAAATCTTTTTATACAATCTCAGTTTTTGAACTTTAGGATTAATCTATTTGAGGATATGCGACTAATTAAAGACTTGATCTTTTCTTCTAAAAAGAGTGGTGCATTAATAATAGGAGGGGGTATAAGTAAACACCATACAATATGGTGGAATCAATTCAAAGACGGTTTAAATTACGCTATATATATTACTACTGCCCAAGAATATGACGGTAGTTTAAGTGGAGCAAAGCCTAGGGAAGCAATCTCATGGAACAAGATTAGACCAGATGCTAAACATGTAACCATCTATGGAGATGCGACAATAATAGTTCCTATTTTGGCCGCGTCTTTATTAAGCTAA
- a CDS encoding RtcB family protein, whose protein sequence is MQINITRVSTYEWRIDKGAQECMKVPVTIFADDVLIEKMKQDMTLRQATNVACLPGVQESIYVLPDGHQGYGFPIGGIAATAIEEGGVVSPGGIGYDINCGVRLLRTNLDYKDVKPKLAQLVEELHRNVPSGVGSEGKVKLTYQQLDQVLAEGVAWAVDKGFGWKEDMNHMEQRGSWELADPSKVSPIAKQRGASQLGTLGAGNHFLEIQVVDKIFDPQIAKAIGVDHEGQVMVMVHTGSRGLGHQVASDYLQIMERAMKKYNIQLPDRELAAVPFESREGQDYFHAMASGANFAWTNRQLITHWTRESFGRVFGVDPEKLDLSIVYDVAHNIAKIEEYVIGGERKKVLVHRKGATRAFPPGSPEIPADHRNIGQIVLIPGSMGTASYVMAGIPEGRRTWFTAPHGAGRWMSREAAVRNYPANVVVETLAEKGIVVRAATRRVVAEEAPGAYKDVDRVAKVAHEVKIAKLVMRLRPIGVTKG, encoded by the coding sequence ATGCAGATTAACATTACTAGAGTTAGCACATACGAGTGGCGTATTGATAAAGGCGCTCAAGAGTGTATGAAAGTTCCCGTTACAATATTTGCAGATGACGTTCTAATTGAAAAAATGAAACAAGATATGACATTAAGACAAGCAACTAACGTAGCTTGTTTACCCGGTGTCCAAGAGTCAATTTACGTTTTACCAGATGGTCATCAAGGTTACGGTTTTCCTATAGGCGGTATAGCAGCTACTGCGATCGAGGAAGGAGGAGTGGTAAGTCCTGGAGGTATAGGATATGACATAAATTGTGGTGTCAGATTACTCAGAACTAATTTAGACTATAAAGATGTAAAGCCAAAATTAGCTCAGTTGGTTGAGGAGCTGCATAGAAACGTGCCGAGCGGTGTAGGAAGTGAGGGTAAAGTAAAATTGACATATCAGCAATTAGATCAAGTATTAGCGGAAGGAGTTGCGTGGGCGGTTGATAAGGGCTTTGGATGGAAAGAAGACATGAATCACATGGAACAACGTGGTAGCTGGGAGCTAGCCGATCCTTCAAAAGTAAGTCCGATAGCAAAACAAAGAGGTGCCTCTCAGTTAGGAACTTTAGGAGCTGGTAATCATTTCTTGGAAATTCAAGTTGTTGATAAGATATTTGATCCCCAAATTGCTAAAGCAATAGGGGTAGATCACGAAGGTCAAGTAATGGTTATGGTTCATACGGGTTCAAGAGGTTTAGGTCATCAAGTAGCTAGTGATTATTTACAGATAATGGAAAGAGCAATGAAGAAGTATAACATTCAATTGCCAGATAGAGAACTAGCTGCAGTTCCCTTTGAGAGTAGAGAGGGTCAGGATTACTTTCATGCAATGGCATCTGGAGCTAATTTTGCGTGGACGAATAGACAATTGATTACGCATTGGACGAGAGAGAGTTTCGGTAGAGTATTTGGTGTCGACCCAGAAAAATTAGATCTTAGCATAGTTTATGATGTAGCTCATAATATAGCTAAAATTGAGGAGTATGTAATTGGTGGAGAAAGGAAGAAGGTATTAGTACATAGGAAAGGTGCTACTAGGGCTTTCCCGCCTGGTAGTCCGGAGATTCCCGCTGATCATAGAAATATTGGCCAGATTGTTTTAATCCCAGGTAGTATGGGCACTGCTAGTTATGTTATGGCTGGAATACCAGAAGGTAGAAGGACATGGTTTACTGCGCCTCATGGTGCTGGTAGGTGGATGTCTAGGGAAGCTGCAGTGAGAAATTACCCTGCTAACGTAGTAGTTGAAACTTTAGCTGAAAAGGGTATAGTAGTAAGGGCTGCTACTAGAAGGGTAGTAGCTGAAGAAGCACCGGGAGCCTACAAAGATGTTGATAGGGTAGCTAAAGTTGCTCATGAAGTTAAAATTGCTAAATTAGTTATGCGATTAAGACCCATAGGGGTTACCAAAGGATGA